In a single window of the Notamacropus eugenii isolate mMacEug1 chromosome 4, mMacEug1.pri_v2, whole genome shotgun sequence genome:
- the LOC140502166 gene encoding uncharacterized protein — protein MEKKREAICCDPHWPEPESSVQHPSPHAEAAIQVVRSGQGHLSGSVPSGGLCTHLPQWIQAPAHLGSPCLQLPLSFYLPGGPEPWGHPTPLSTRQRDSLTNPRHLWVAGLVPPLEIPSLKPARICTSRSRGCRRSGLGSTSAARRTFCERFAGPSVGGGTRVAAGDPVPVACSDLFLSVSRPLQGCPLLPVPAPSLQREGPPARGLQVSLEQKSPSLQYSVASGCRIHRSLTSRTSSSCWCLSEVMMGTENLSCAEP, from the exons atggaaaagaaacgTGAGGCCATCTGCTGCGACCCCCACTGGCCTGAGCCAGAATCCTCTGTGCAGCATCCAAGCCCCCATGCTGAGGCTGCCA ttcaggtggtcaggtcggggcagggccacctctcaggctctgttccctcagggggtttatgcacacaccttccacaatggatccaggctcccgcccacttggggagcccctgtctgcagctgcctctcagcttctacctcccgggggggcccgagccatgggggcaccccactcccctctcgacccgccaaagagactctctcaccaacccccgtcacctgtgggtggcgggacttgtgccgccgctggagatcccgtccctgaagcctgctcggatctgtacctctcggagccgcggctgccgtaggtctgggctgggctccacgtctgcagcgcgacggaccttttgcgagaggtttgcaggtccctctgtgggtggagggacccgcgtggccgctggagatcccgtccctgtagcctgctcggatcttttcctctcggtgtcgcggccactgcagggctgccctctgctcccggtcccagcgcccagtctgcagcgcgaaggaccccccgcgagaggtttgcaggtctctctggaacagaaatctccctcgctccaatattccgtggcctctgggtgcagaattcacc GTTCACTCACTTCTCGAACCTCCTCATCTTGCTGGTGTCTCTCAGAGGTGATGATGGGCACAGAGAATCTTTCTTGTGCAGAGCCTTAG